From a region of the Streptomyces tirandamycinicus genome:
- a CDS encoding TOBE domain-containing protein, with protein sequence MSLSIRNQLPGTVMAVSAGPAMAAVKIRLDSGDEITSTVTADAVTELGIFPGGAVSALVKASEVALAASRVEGLSIRNQLPGTVTSVTPGAAMATVRLRLDGGQNLTAVITKEALEELGLAAGSPAVALVKATEISLSTA encoded by the coding sequence ATGAGCCTGAGCATCCGCAACCAGCTGCCCGGCACCGTGATGGCGGTCTCCGCGGGCCCCGCCATGGCGGCGGTGAAGATCCGCCTCGACAGCGGCGACGAGATCACCTCGACCGTGACCGCCGATGCCGTCACCGAGCTCGGCATCTTCCCCGGCGGAGCGGTCAGCGCCCTGGTGAAGGCCAGCGAGGTGGCTCTCGCGGCATCGCGCGTGGAGGGCCTGAGCATCCGCAACCAGCTGCCCGGCACGGTCACCTCGGTGACGCCGGGCGCGGCGATGGCCACCGTGCGGCTGAGGCTGGACGGCGGCCAGAACCTGACCGCCGTGATCACGAAGGAGGCGCTGGAGGAGCTCGGGCTCGCTGCGGGCTCTCCGGCGGTCGCCCTGGTCAAGGCGACGGAGATCTCGCTCTCCACCGCCTGA
- a CDS encoding maleylpyruvate isomerase N-terminal domain-containing protein, giving the protein MSGPLDGGRGPGGPEDLPGAAPRIPGPRAAGDDLSPPDVLPAPPPEPPPHGVLKSLLGAWALAACSAEETAAVEEHLTGCAPCADEALRLRDAVGLLHTDRDLDLDPLLRSRVLENCLGRRPARIPVPAWAGAYDAETARLDALLRDIGDAEWHAPVRLKWFDGEQKVSRRTTVAGVIGHLMSTDGLVASALGLGDPAGPDAPASPAERTERLWGSGERPVTRSVRVPWRDQSHALVRTVSFAGHGVERLCVPYGDFALPLQDAMLDRAFECWVHADDIAAAVDYPYEPPAGAHLHRMIDLAVRLLPAALATRRRAGLASPARGLVAAGSPGRSLHLEVEGAGGGHWYVSLDSPAAVGDPDHAVAQIALDAVEFCQLVAGHVPPADAAAGQEGDREAVRDVLFAAASLSRL; this is encoded by the coding sequence GTGAGCGGCCCACTGGACGGCGGCCGCGGCCCCGGCGGTCCCGAGGACCTGCCGGGCGCCGCCCCGCGCATACCGGGGCCGCGTGCGGCGGGGGACGACCTCTCGCCGCCGGACGTGCTGCCCGCTCCGCCGCCGGAGCCGCCGCCGCACGGGGTGCTCAAGTCGCTGCTCGGCGCGTGGGCGCTGGCGGCGTGCTCGGCCGAGGAGACCGCGGCCGTGGAGGAGCACCTCACCGGCTGCGCGCCCTGCGCCGACGAGGCGCTCCGGCTGCGGGACGCCGTGGGGCTGCTGCACACCGACCGCGATCTCGACCTGGATCCGCTGCTGCGCTCCCGGGTGCTGGAGAACTGCCTCGGCCGGCGGCCCGCCCGGATCCCGGTGCCGGCCTGGGCCGGTGCGTACGACGCGGAGACCGCTCGTCTCGACGCGCTGCTGCGGGACATCGGCGACGCGGAGTGGCACGCGCCGGTGCGGCTGAAGTGGTTCGACGGCGAGCAGAAGGTCAGCCGCAGGACGACGGTCGCCGGAGTGATCGGCCATCTGATGTCCACGGACGGTCTGGTGGCCTCGGCCCTGGGGCTGGGCGACCCGGCCGGTCCCGACGCGCCCGCCTCCCCGGCCGAGCGCACCGAGCGGCTCTGGGGCTCGGGCGAGCGCCCGGTGACGCGCTCGGTGCGGGTGCCGTGGCGGGACCAGAGCCATGCGCTGGTGCGGACGGTGTCGTTCGCCGGGCACGGGGTGGAGCGGCTGTGCGTGCCGTACGGGGACTTCGCGCTGCCGCTGCAGGACGCCATGCTGGACCGCGCCTTCGAATGCTGGGTGCACGCGGACGACATCGCCGCCGCGGTGGACTATCCGTACGAGCCCCCGGCCGGCGCGCATCTGCACCGCATGATCGATCTGGCGGTCCGGCTGCTGCCCGCGGCGCTCGCCACCCGGCGCCGGGCCGGGCTCGCGTCCCCGGCCCGCGGTCTGGTGGCGGCGGGTTCGCCCGGCCGCTCGCTGCATCTGGAGGTGGAGGGCGCGGGCGGCGGCCACTGGTATGTCTCGCTGGACTCGCCCGCCGCGGTGGGCGACCCGGACCACGCGGTGGCCCAGATCGCCCTCGACGCCGTGGAGTTCTGCCAGCTGGTCGCGGGCCATGTGCCACCGGCGGACGCCGCGGCCGGTCAGGAGGGGGACCGCGAGGCCGTCCGGGACGTCCTGTTCGCGGCGGCCTCGCTGTCCCGGCTCTGA
- a CDS encoding STAS domain-containing protein: MTLEVEQTEQTPWTILHIRGELDLVSSPEIRRHVHDAVAVGRRDLVLDLSGVVFCDSSGVGVLIAARRLLHSCRGRLKLILPARGAVEGSHVNRVLAALGVRRLFEVYEDVATATDGETRPLSA; encoded by the coding sequence CTGACACTCGAGGTGGAGCAAACCGAGCAGACCCCATGGACCATACTGCACATTCGGGGCGAACTGGACCTGGTGAGCTCCCCCGAGATCCGGCGGCACGTGCACGACGCGGTGGCCGTCGGACGCCGCGATCTCGTGCTGGACCTCTCCGGAGTGGTCTTCTGCGACTCCAGCGGCGTGGGTGTGCTGATCGCCGCACGCCGCCTGCTGCACTCCTGCCGCGGGCGGCTGAAACTGATCCTGCCCGCCCGCGGAGCGGTCGAGGGCTCGCACGTGAACCGGGTGCTCGCCGCCCTGGGGGTGCGCCGGCTGTTCGAGGTGTACGAGGACGTGGCGACCGCCACCGACGGCGAGACGCGACCGCTGTCCGCGTAA
- a CDS encoding EF-hand domain-containing protein, whose translation MDSAEYERKIAHRFAEFDQDGNGYIDRADFSKAAAALLAEFGTTARSDKGQALYSGAEAFWQGMAGIADVDGDQRVSRQEFVTGAVKRLRDNPRRFAEIARPFLHAVVAIADEDGAGVTRAGAERVLRVLGVEADRCTAVAAALDSDGDDRIGEDRILEAFAAYYVTSEPDGS comes from the coding sequence ATGGACAGCGCAGAATACGAGCGCAAGATCGCCCACCGGTTCGCCGAGTTCGACCAGGACGGCAACGGCTACATCGATCGCGCGGACTTCAGCAAGGCGGCCGCGGCGCTCCTCGCCGAGTTCGGCACGACCGCACGCTCCGACAAGGGGCAGGCCCTGTACTCGGGCGCGGAGGCGTTCTGGCAGGGCATGGCGGGCATCGCCGACGTAGACGGCGACCAGCGGGTCTCGCGCCAGGAGTTCGTCACGGGCGCGGTGAAGCGCCTGCGTGACAACCCCCGCCGCTTCGCGGAGATCGCCCGGCCCTTCCTGCACGCGGTCGTCGCCATCGCGGACGAGGACGGAGCCGGGGTCACCCGGGCCGGGGCCGAGCGGGTGCTCCGGGTCCTCGGCGTCGAAGCCGACCGCTGCACCGCGGTGGCGGCCGCGCTGGACTCGGACGGGGACGACCGGATCGGCGAGGACCGGATCCTCGAGGCGTTCGCCGCCTACTACGTGACCTCGGAGCCCGACGGCTCCTGA
- a CDS encoding ABC transporter substrate-binding protein, with the protein MTGRRRFSFPRPFRTATALALCTAVAGASLAGCGVLPGGSTGVREPVTVMTFAPEGTRATNMPGMPAMAQAYAKYVNAKGGVDGHELRVLTCNEHNTTSGAAACARRAVAEGAVAVVGSYSQNGRAFMAPLEGAGIPYIGGYGVSEEEFTSYLSYPVNGGQAALLAGNGRQLADSCRRVSLVRPDTIAGDNLPVLLNTGLSQGDGRPSTDVKAAEDATEYLEEAARARDEAGDEKGCVTAVLGERTANFFDSFRRLPEEDGEGVRISSVLSSVGQPLIDRTGGAGGPFEGAYMTGWYPDAGDSRWGVMRQVIKDHAFGDDRIDPADAGVQTTWIAYTVLKKVIEALDRATITPGAVSHALDTGVSVDTGGLTPALRWRFEDMLGVPGFPRIVNPHVTFQVVRNGRLVAARPGFVDVARTMSQVPIV; encoded by the coding sequence ATGACCGGTAGGCGACGCTTCTCCTTCCCCCGCCCCTTCAGGACCGCGACCGCCCTCGCCCTGTGCACCGCGGTCGCCGGCGCGTCACTCGCCGGGTGCGGGGTGCTCCCCGGCGGCTCCACGGGGGTCAGGGAGCCGGTGACCGTGATGACCTTCGCCCCCGAGGGGACCCGGGCCACGAACATGCCCGGAATGCCCGCCATGGCCCAGGCATACGCCAAGTACGTCAACGCGAAGGGCGGTGTCGACGGCCACGAGCTGCGCGTGCTGACCTGCAACGAGCACAACACGACGTCGGGCGCGGCGGCATGCGCGCGGCGCGCGGTCGCCGAGGGCGCCGTCGCGGTCGTCGGCTCCTACAGCCAGAACGGCCGGGCCTTCATGGCGCCCCTGGAGGGTGCGGGCATTCCGTACATCGGCGGTTACGGGGTGTCCGAGGAGGAGTTCACGAGCTATCTCTCCTACCCCGTCAACGGAGGCCAGGCGGCGCTCCTCGCCGGGAACGGCCGGCAGCTGGCGGACAGCTGCCGGAGGGTGTCGCTGGTGCGGCCCGACACGATCGCCGGCGACAACCTGCCGGTGCTGCTGAACACCGGGCTGTCGCAAGGGGACGGGCGGCCCTCCACCGACGTCAAGGCGGCGGAGGACGCCACCGAGTACCTCGAGGAGGCCGCGCGGGCCCGGGACGAGGCCGGCGACGAGAAGGGCTGCGTGACGGCCGTGCTGGGCGAGCGCACAGCGAACTTCTTCGACTCCTTCCGCAGGCTTCCGGAGGAGGACGGCGAGGGCGTCCGCATCTCCTCCGTCCTCAGTTCCGTCGGCCAGCCGCTGATCGACCGCACGGGCGGCGCGGGCGGGCCCTTCGAGGGCGCGTACATGACCGGCTGGTATCCGGACGCGGGGGACTCGCGCTGGGGCGTGATGCGGCAGGTGATCAAGGACCATGCGTTCGGCGACGACCGGATCGACCCCGCGGACGCCGGGGTTCAGACGACCTGGATCGCGTACACGGTGCTCAAGAAGGTGATCGAGGCGCTCGACCGCGCCACCATCACCCCGGGTGCGGTCTCCCACGCCCTGGACACCGGCGTCAGCGTGGACACCGGCGGTCTGACGCCCGCACTGCGCTGGCGCTTCGAGGACATGCTGGGTGTCCCGGGCTTCCCCCGGATCGTGAACCCCCATGTGACCTTCCAGGTCGTCCGGAACGGCCGCCTGGTCGCCGCGCGGCCCGGGTTCGTCGACGTGGCCCGGACGATGTCGCAGGTGCCCATCGTCTGA
- a CDS encoding SCO4402 family protein, protein MGDMPLNDMPWWRWRAHVRSALHMFSDPVFHQETWLAGREGYGDVTDAVYRLVEDTWLDNWSAEKYVGTIFRDSAEAALVDVAVLRVLRIMHQVGADAPVSAYLEHHGWPEAVRAARDAHVRLATNDGEDPDAPPRTLEVLRIMTRAA, encoded by the coding sequence ATGGGCGACATGCCGCTCAACGACATGCCCTGGTGGCGCTGGCGTGCCCATGTGCGCTCGGCGCTGCACATGTTCTCCGACCCCGTCTTCCACCAGGAGACCTGGCTGGCCGGCCGCGAGGGGTACGGCGACGTCACCGACGCCGTGTACCGCCTCGTCGAGGACACCTGGCTGGACAACTGGTCCGCCGAGAAGTACGTGGGGACGATCTTCCGGGACTCCGCAGAGGCCGCGCTGGTCGACGTGGCCGTGCTGCGGGTGCTGCGGATCATGCACCAGGTCGGCGCGGACGCTCCGGTCTCGGCGTACCTGGAGCACCACGGCTGGCCGGAGGCCGTACGGGCCGCCCGGGACGCCCACGTACGGCTGGCGACGAACGACGGGGAGGACCCCGACGCCCCGCCGCGCACCCTGGAAGTGCTGCGGATCATGACCCGTGCGGCCTGA
- the purU gene encoding formyltetrahydrofolate deformylase produces MTDQYVLTLSCPDKQGIVHAVSSYLFITGCNIEDSQQFGDRDTGLFFMRVHFSAEEPVTVDKLRASFTAVGDSFSMDWQIHRADERMRIVLMVSKFGHCLNDLLFRSRIGALPVDIAAVVSNHTDFAELVASYDIPFRHIPVTKDNKAEAEAELLELVREENVELVVLARYMQVLSDDLCKRLSGRIINIHHSFLPSFKGAKPYHQAHARGVKLIGATAHYVTAELDEGPIIEQEVERVGHEVTPEQLVAVGRDVECQALARAVKWHAEHRILLNGHRTVVFA; encoded by the coding sequence ATGACCGACCAGTACGTCCTCACGCTCTCCTGCCCGGACAAGCAGGGCATCGTGCACGCCGTGTCCAGCTACCTCTTCATCACCGGCTGCAACATCGAGGACAGCCAGCAGTTCGGGGACCGGGACACCGGCCTGTTCTTCATGCGGGTGCACTTCTCCGCCGAGGAGCCGGTGACCGTGGACAAGCTGCGGGCCAGCTTCACCGCGGTCGGCGACTCGTTCTCCATGGACTGGCAGATCCACCGCGCCGACGAGCGCATGCGCATCGTGCTGATGGTCAGCAAGTTCGGCCACTGCCTGAACGACCTGCTGTTCCGGTCGCGGATCGGGGCCCTGCCGGTCGACATCGCGGCCGTGGTCTCCAACCACACCGACTTCGCGGAACTCGTCGCCTCCTACGACATCCCGTTCCGGCACATCCCCGTCACCAAGGACAACAAGGCGGAGGCGGAGGCGGAACTGCTGGAGCTGGTGCGCGAGGAGAACGTCGAACTCGTCGTACTGGCCCGCTACATGCAGGTCCTCTCCGACGACCTCTGCAAGCGGCTGAGCGGCCGGATCATCAACATCCACCACTCCTTCCTGCCGAGCTTCAAGGGCGCGAAGCCGTACCACCAGGCGCACGCGCGCGGGGTGAAACTGATCGGCGCCACGGCGCACTACGTGACGGCGGAACTGGACGAGGGCCCGATCATCGAACAGGAAGTGGAGCGCGTCGGCCACGAGGTGACGCCGGAGCAGCTGGTCGCGGTCGGCCGCGACGTGGAGTGCCAGGCGCTGGCCCGCGCCGTGAAGTGGCACGCGGAGCACCGGATCCTCCTCAACGGCCACCGCACCGTGGTGTTCGCCTAG
- a CDS encoding transcriptional regulator, whose product MAARPLVARQPNERLQALIQEAGCSNAGLARRVNMVGAERGLDLRYDKTSVARWLRGQQPRGRAPGIIAEALGRKLGRTVTIDEIGMANGKNLASGVGLQFAPTVLGAIEQVCELWRSDVGRRDFLTGSTVAASALVEPSRDWLITGADAQVARQAGARVGLPDVEAVRAMTKALTGLDHRFGAGHVRPVVVHYLNSVVSGLLSGSYREPVGRQLFAAVARLTELAGYMAVDTGQPGLAQRYYIQALRLAQAAGDRAYGGYVLAASMSHLAAELGNPREIAQLARAAQEGARGQVTPRAEAMFHAAEARGHALLGDVRTCQESAGRAVAALDRANPDSGDDPDWIAHFDQAYLADELAHCHRDLGQADQAARRASESLDGHPESRARRRGIGLVLLATARLQQREVEEACRTGTRAIELLGTLRSSRGTEYLEDLNQRLEPFAAEPSVREFGARLQLQAA is encoded by the coding sequence ATGGCAGCGAGGCCACTCGTCGCCCGCCAGCCGAACGAACGGCTGCAGGCGCTGATCCAGGAAGCCGGATGCTCCAATGCCGGTCTGGCCCGCAGGGTCAACATGGTCGGGGCGGAACGCGGCCTCGATCTGCGCTACGACAAGACGTCGGTGGCGCGCTGGCTGCGCGGGCAGCAGCCGCGCGGCCGGGCGCCCGGCATCATCGCCGAGGCGCTGGGCCGCAAGCTCGGCCGCACGGTCACCATCGACGAGATCGGGATGGCCAACGGCAAGAACCTGGCGTCCGGGGTGGGGCTGCAGTTCGCCCCCACCGTGCTCGGGGCGATCGAGCAGGTCTGCGAGCTGTGGCGGAGCGACGTCGGCCGCCGCGACTTCCTGACCGGTTCGACCGTGGCCGCCTCGGCGCTCGTCGAGCCCAGCAGGGACTGGCTGATCACCGGAGCGGACGCCCAGGTGGCCCGCCAGGCCGGGGCCCGGGTGGGGCTGCCGGACGTCGAGGCGGTGCGGGCGATGACGAAGGCGCTCACCGGCCTCGACCACCGCTTCGGTGCCGGGCACGTACGGCCGGTCGTCGTCCACTACCTCAACAGCGTGGTGTCCGGGCTGCTCTCCGGCTCCTACCGGGAGCCGGTGGGGCGGCAGCTCTTCGCCGCGGTGGCGCGGCTCACCGAACTGGCCGGGTACATGGCCGTCGACACGGGCCAGCCGGGCCTCGCCCAGCGCTACTACATCCAGGCCCTGCGGCTGGCCCAGGCCGCGGGCGACCGGGCGTACGGGGGCTATGTGCTGGCCGCGTCGATGAGCCATCTCGCCGCGGAGCTCGGGAACCCGAGGGAGATCGCACAGCTCGCGCGGGCCGCGCAGGAAGGCGCCCGGGGCCAGGTCACCCCCCGTGCGGAGGCGATGTTCCACGCGGCGGAGGCCCGGGGGCACGCGCTGCTCGGGGACGTCCGCACCTGCCAGGAGTCGGCCGGCCGGGCCGTCGCCGCCCTGGACCGGGCGAACCCGGACTCGGGGGACGACCCGGACTGGATCGCCCACTTCGACCAGGCGTACCTCGCCGACGAACTGGCCCACTGCCACCGCGACCTCGGCCAGGCCGACCAGGCGGCCCGCCGGGCGTCCGAGTCCCTGGACGGCCATCCCGAGTCGCGCGCGCGGCGCCGCGGCATCGGCCTCGTCCTGCTGGCCACGGCCCGGCTCCAGCAGCGTGAGGTCGAGGAGGCCTGCCGTACGGGCACGCGGGCCATCGAACTCCTCGGCACCCTGCGTTCGAGCCGGGGCACGGAGTACCTGGAGGACCTGAACCAGCGGCTGGAGCCGTTCGCGGCGGAGCCGTCGGTACGCGAGTTCGGGGCGAGGCTCCAGCTGCAGGCGGCGTGA
- a CDS encoding bifunctional DNA primase/polymerase, whose product MEDTIEGSIGLTEAAQIPAQRGTQLLDSAVRYVEERHWEVFPGTWLEPVAGGERCSCAAPVCDAPGAHAVRPDWSSLATGSSAAARRLWGKEPKASILLPTGRTFDALEVPESAGFLALARMERMHTALGPVMCTPDRRMLFLVLPGAAGKLPDLVRRLGWMPGSLDLAARGDGQYVAAPPTRVGGRGAVQWVRKPTLTNRWLPDAEELLSALAYACGREAADGRGRRS is encoded by the coding sequence GTGGAAGACACCATCGAAGGGTCGATCGGCCTCACCGAAGCGGCGCAGATCCCCGCACAGCGCGGCACACAACTGCTGGACAGCGCGGTCCGGTACGTGGAGGAGCGCCACTGGGAGGTGTTCCCCGGCACCTGGCTGGAGCCTGTCGCGGGCGGCGAGCGGTGCTCCTGCGCCGCACCCGTGTGCGATGCGCCGGGGGCGCACGCCGTCCGGCCGGACTGGTCGAGCCTGGCGACCGGCAGCTCCGCCGCCGCACGCCGGCTGTGGGGCAAGGAGCCGAAGGCCTCGATCCTGCTGCCCACCGGGCGGACCTTCGACGCCCTCGAGGTCCCGGAGTCCGCCGGCTTCCTCGCACTGGCCCGGATGGAGCGGATGCACACGGCCCTCGGGCCCGTGATGTGCACCCCGGACCGGCGCATGCTCTTCCTCGTCCTGCCGGGCGCGGCCGGGAAACTGCCGGACCTGGTACGCAGGCTCGGCTGGATGCCCGGCTCGCTCGACCTGGCGGCGCGAGGGGACGGGCAGTACGTCGCGGCGCCGCCCACCCGTGTGGGCGGCCGGGGGGCCGTGCAGTGGGTGCGCAAGCCGACGCTCACGAACCGCTGGCTGCCGGACGCCGAGGAACTGCTCAGCGCGCTGGCCTACGCATGCGGACGGGAAGCCGCGGACGGGCGGGGCCGCCGATCGTAG
- a CDS encoding ABC transporter ATP-binding protein: protein MPDQASGQASDRTVDGVADRTADGAADPTVDGATDRTAGGVSEQTVDGATDRTAGGVSEQTADGVDGGPEAGPPPAVRVEGLWKRFGEQVAVAGVDLTLPTGRFIGLVGPNGAGKTTTLSMITGLLRPDQGRIEVAGHDVWKDPVEVKARIGVLPEGLRLFERLSGGELLAYTGRLRGLPGQEVDKRAAQLLDVLDLAGARHKLVVDYSTGMRKKIGLAAALLHNPQVLFLDEPFEGVDPVSAQTIRGVLERYTASGATVVFSSHVMELVESLCDWVAVMAAGRIRAHGPLSEVRGAAGSLQDAFLELVGAHGRDTGDALDWLGGGAR from the coding sequence ATGCCGGACCAGGCATCGGGCCAGGCATCGGACCGGACGGTCGACGGGGTTGCGGACCGTACCGCGGACGGGGCTGCGGACCCGACGGTCGACGGGGCTACGGACCGTACGGCGGGCGGGGTTTCGGAGCAGACGGTCGACGGGGCTACGGACCGTACGGCGGGCGGGGTTTCGGAGCAGACCGCGGACGGGGTGGACGGCGGGCCGGAGGCGGGACCGCCCCCCGCCGTGCGTGTCGAGGGGCTCTGGAAGCGCTTCGGCGAACAGGTCGCGGTCGCCGGGGTCGATCTCACCCTGCCCACGGGCAGGTTCATCGGCCTGGTCGGGCCCAACGGCGCCGGCAAGACCACGACGCTGTCGATGATCACCGGGCTGCTCCGCCCCGACCAGGGCCGCATCGAGGTCGCCGGCCACGACGTGTGGAAGGACCCGGTGGAGGTGAAGGCCAGGATCGGCGTCCTGCCCGAGGGCCTGCGGCTCTTCGAGCGGCTGTCCGGCGGCGAACTCCTCGCCTACACCGGCCGGTTGCGCGGCCTTCCGGGCCAGGAGGTCGACAAGCGGGCCGCCCAGCTGCTGGACGTGCTCGATCTCGCCGGAGCCCGGCACAAACTGGTCGTCGACTACTCCACCGGCATGCGCAAGAAGATCGGCCTGGCGGCCGCACTGCTGCACAATCCGCAGGTGCTCTTCCTGGACGAGCCGTTCGAGGGCGTCGACCCGGTGTCCGCACAGACCATCCGCGGGGTCCTGGAGCGGTACACCGCGTCCGGGGCGACCGTCGTGTTCTCCAGCCATGTGATGGAGCTGGTGGAGTCGCTGTGCGACTGGGTCGCCGTGATGGCCGCGGGCCGGATCAGGGCACACGGCCCGCTCTCCGAGGTCCGCGGCGCGGCGGGATCACTGCAGGACGCCTTCCTGGAACTCGTCGGCGCGCACGGACGCGACACCGGCGACGCGCTGGACTGGCTCGGCGGCGGTGCGCGGTGA
- a CDS encoding transporter: MTAAAPGPGPSLTSVFVRLKLSLLANGLRQSSGRTAAFVTSAVLALLVAAGQLVGFVLLRGTAHAASLAVLLVAVLALGWVFLPLFFPSGDETLDPTRLVMLPLRPGPMVSALLVASLLGIGPLFTLCLVAGAALALAQGAGGVAAAVVAVPLALLVCVALARAVAAANIRLLTSRKGRDLAVLSGLVIAVGMQFVAFGVQRLGQAGGLTALDPAAAVVRWIPPASALGAVDSASTGAYGTAAAQLALSAAALAGLLYGWQRSLTRLMTAPDGSTLAAASEPTRRDRSAGLHRLLPGGRTGTVMQRSLRYVWRDPKTKTAWVSALVVGLIVPLFNALQGTGSIYLACFASGMLGIQMYNQFGQDTSAFWMVAQTIASPRDAYAELRARALALLLITLPYTVLVTVATAAVLGDWRALPEALGIALGLLGAMMATGAVASARFPYSIPQDSAYKNVAPGQGGLAWISIFGGMIASALLCSPLIALTIWLNAASAESAIWVLLPLGAGYGALLVWGGLRLAAPQTAARLPEILAAVSKG; the protein is encoded by the coding sequence GTGACGGCTGCGGCGCCCGGGCCGGGCCCCTCGCTCACGTCCGTCTTCGTACGCCTCAAGCTGTCACTGCTGGCCAACGGGCTGCGCCAGTCCTCGGGCCGCACGGCCGCGTTCGTCACCTCGGCCGTCCTGGCGCTGCTGGTCGCCGCCGGCCAGCTCGTCGGCTTCGTCCTGCTGCGCGGCACGGCCCACGCCGCCTCCCTGGCGGTGCTGCTGGTCGCGGTGCTGGCGCTGGGCTGGGTGTTCCTCCCGCTGTTCTTCCCGAGCGGTGACGAGACGCTGGACCCGACCCGGCTGGTGATGCTGCCGCTGCGGCCGGGCCCGATGGTGTCGGCGCTGCTGGTGGCGTCGCTGCTGGGCATCGGCCCGCTGTTCACGCTCTGCCTGGTGGCCGGTGCCGCGCTGGCCCTGGCGCAGGGGGCCGGCGGAGTGGCGGCAGCGGTGGTGGCGGTGCCGCTGGCGCTGCTGGTGTGCGTGGCGCTGGCGCGGGCCGTCGCCGCCGCCAACATCCGGTTGCTGACCAGCCGCAAGGGCCGTGATCTGGCCGTGCTGAGCGGTCTGGTGATCGCGGTCGGGATGCAGTTCGTGGCCTTCGGGGTGCAGCGCCTCGGTCAGGCGGGCGGTCTGACGGCGCTGGACCCGGCCGCGGCCGTGGTGCGCTGGATCCCGCCGGCGTCGGCACTCGGCGCCGTCGACTCGGCGAGCACCGGGGCGTACGGGACGGCCGCCGCCCAACTCGCGCTGTCCGCGGCCGCCCTGGCCGGACTGCTGTACGGATGGCAGCGCAGCCTGACCCGGCTGATGACCGCCCCGGACGGCTCGACACTCGCGGCGGCCTCGGAGCCGACCCGCCGCGACCGGTCCGCGGGCCTGCACCGGCTGCTGCCGGGCGGCCGCACCGGCACGGTCATGCAGCGCAGCCTCCGCTACGTCTGGCGTGATCCGAAGACCAAGACGGCGTGGGTGTCGGCGCTCGTGGTCGGGCTGATCGTGCCGCTGTTCAACGCCCTGCAGGGCACCGGCTCGATCTACCTCGCCTGCTTCGCGTCGGGGATGCTCGGCATCCAGATGTACAACCAGTTCGGCCAGGACACGTCCGCGTTCTGGATGGTCGCGCAGACGATCGCGTCGCCCCGCGACGCGTACGCCGAGCTGCGGGCCCGCGCGCTGGCGCTGCTGCTGATCACCCTGCCGTACACGGTGCTGGTGACGGTCGCCACGGCCGCCGTGCTGGGCGACTGGCGGGCGCTGCCGGAGGCGCTGGGGATCGCGCTCGGGCTGCTCGGCGCGATGATGGCGACCGGCGCGGTGGCGTCGGCCCGCTTCCCGTACTCGATACCGCAGGACAGCGCGTACAAGAACGTGGCTCCGGGCCAGGGCGGCCTCGCATGGATCTCGATCTTCGGCGGGATGATCGCCTCGGCACTGCTGTGCTCCCCGCTGATCGCGCTGACGATCTGGCTGAACGCCGCGAGCGCCGAATCCGCGATATGGGTCCTGCTGCCGCTGGGTGCCGGGTACGGCGCCCTGCTGGTCTGGGGCGGGCTGCGGCTGGCGGCCCCGCAGACGGCCGCGCGGCTGCCGGAGATCCTGGCGGCCGTCAGCAAGGGCTGA
- a CDS encoding subtilase-type protease inhibitor has product MRYIVHTLGATASAAALVLSGLAAGTAHADAAGDTGLYAPSALVLTVGRGEAAATATVERAVTLNCAPAPSGTHPSPRAACRELNTVDGEFAMLNGTSGRPCTRQWDPVTITAAGVWQGKRVDWSATYGNSCEMRESMNGSAVFAF; this is encoded by the coding sequence ATGCGTTACATCGTCCACACACTCGGCGCGACGGCCTCCGCTGCGGCGCTCGTGCTCAGCGGCCTGGCCGCAGGCACCGCGCACGCCGATGCCGCCGGTGACACGGGGCTCTACGCCCCGTCCGCCCTGGTGCTGACGGTCGGCAGGGGCGAGGCCGCCGCGACGGCGACCGTCGAGCGCGCGGTGACCCTGAACTGCGCCCCGGCACCCAGCGGCACCCACCCGTCCCCCCGCGCCGCCTGCCGGGAACTCAACACCGTCGACGGCGAGTTCGCCATGCTGAACGGCACGTCCGGCCGCCCCTGCACCCGGCAGTGGGACCCGGTCACGATCACCGCCGCCGGGGTCTGGCAGGGCAAGCGCGTCGACTGGTCTGCCACGTACGGCAACTCCTGCGAGATGCGGGAGAGCATGAACGGGTCCGCGGTCTTCGCCTTCTGA